A single Nycticebus coucang isolate mNycCou1 unplaced genomic scaffold, mNycCou1.pri scaffold_43, whole genome shotgun sequence DNA region contains:
- the LOC128579277 gene encoding leucine-rich repeat-containing protein 37A3-like isoform X1, translated as MHLVVSAESWFLMSLQGVKHREELACRNRHLHRQTSKTRNFQGNAISYIDENVWKSYRWTEKLILSENHLTELHKDSFEGLLSLQYLDLSCNKIQFIERRTFESLPFLQYVNLGCNLITELSFGTFQAWHGMQFLHKVILNRNPLTTVEDSYLYKLPALKYLDMGTTQAPLTTVENILMTTLELEKLILPSHMACCLCQFKNNIEVVCKTVKLHCDACIGNSTEDCFEEASVGNAEGALMKVLQARKKHTSTELTIEPEVSANKNGVGLSGFTSDQMDFNDESDVISALNYILPYFSEGNLEDVESTLLPFIKLLFSNVQEGEKPLSHMKNNTKAQPLEPGPSNSAYKNKLRKLYFLENLLDAEIQEKIYEVKKKEKTAMLMQSGLLGPKLKRQIFPKKVATAESQENSLTESESGDRGLKKVTLFLKGPKRLRRKLLQVARIKRKQGTWLTAKKVAEERMLGKPIPSEMTQFDVVQRPRKFVGSSFHTEPSFTQTHKAAVSSVFKQYIGMPSTSATSKSLPEFKKQSKDMSDTIFVLEDANARVKSMEAGKPIVHSRRKYRFHKPHSHVAHRTPAAKLSQKFRKETVFHGQMPVKRPPFSAVRSLINSPSHGVFPPSEELSPQENPFPESLAPSESVTEITTVSPLGNGIEENSFMENTAIPEETISESTNDKNPSAIDSTGTAFLIPTVKQINETLWEYHNTGTDLPNMEKSFTYPLLASPGDQFEMQLNQQLRSLIPNNDVRRLISHVIRTLKMDCSETHVQLACAKLISRTGLLMKLLSEQQEVKVSKAEWDTDQWKSENYIKESTEAQAEQKEQESSELTKGVPGYGYNNKLILAISVTVIVMILIIIFCLIEIYSHRRAAMADVESGSVPRRERISTATPVDSAAEGGEESETAPEGEDEE; from the exons agatttatcctgcaataaaatccaatttattgaAAGACGTACCTTTGAATCACTACCATTTCTGCAGTATGT aaatcttGGTTGCAATTTAATCACTGAACTGAGCTTCGGAACGTTTCAGGCGTGGCATGGAATGCAATTTTTACACAAGGT aattctcaatcGTAATCCTCTGACAACTGTTGAAGATTcatatctttataaattgccagcattaaaatatct AGACATGGGAACAACACAAGCCCCACTTACAACAGTCGAGAACATCCTCATGACAACTCTTGAGTTGGAAaaact GATCTTACCTAGCCATatggcctgctgcctctgccaatttaaaaataatattgaggtTGTCTGCAAGACAGTGAAGCTACATTGTGATGCATGTATAGGAAACAGCACAGAAGATTGTT tTGAAGAAGCAAGTGTAGGAAATGCGGAGGGAGCGCTCATGAAGGTATTACAGGCTCGGAAGAAGCACACGAGCACCGAGCTGACCATTGAGCCAGAggtatccgcaaataaaaatgGCGTCGGCTTGTCAGGCTTCACGAGTGACCAGATGGACTTCAATGATGAAAGTGATGTCATTAGTGCACTTAATTACATATTGCCTTATTTCTCAGAGGGAAATCtagaagatgtagaatcaacattattaccattcattaaactgcttttctcaaatgtgcaggaaggagagaagcccctaagtcatatgaaaaacaatacaaaggctCAGCCTCTTGAACCTGGGCCCAGCAATTCAgcttacaaaaataaactgaggaagctctatttcctggaaaatttgttagatgcagaaattcaagaaaaaatctatgaggttaaaaagaaagaaaaaactgccatGCTTATGCAGTCTGGCCTTTTAGGTCCCAAACTTAAACGCCAAATCTTTCCCAAAAAAGTGGCAACTGCTGAATCACAGGAAAATAGCCTGAcagagagtgagagtggagacaGGGGGCTGAAGAAAGTGACGCTATTCCTCAAAGGGCCCAAGCGCCTACGGAGAAAGCTCTTACAGGTGGCAAGAATCAAGAGGAAACAGGGTACCTGGCTGACAGCGAAGAAAGTGGCCGAAGAAAGAATGCTTGGGAAACCAATCCCGAGTGAAATGACACAGTTTGACGTGGTGCAGAGGCCTCGGAAGTTTGTGGGAAGCTCCTTCCACACCGAGCCTTCCTTCACGCAGACGCACAAGGCTGCGGTCTCTTCTGTCTTCAAACAGTATATTGGCATGCCTTCTACTTCTGCCACCTCAAAATCCCTACCTGagtttaaaaaacaatcaaaagacatgagcgacaccatttttgttttagaagatgcaAATGCTAGAGTTAAAAGTATGGAAGCTGGTAAACCAATTgtacattctagaagaaaataccgCTTTCATAAACCTCATTCCCATGTGGCCCACAGAACACCTGCGGCCAAACTAAGtcaaaagtttagaaaagaaacagtgtTCCATGGACAGATGCCTGTAAAGCGGCCTCCATTCTCTGCAGTAAGGAGCCTTATAAATTCCCCGTCACATGGGGTTTTTCCACCTTCAGAAGAGCTGAGTCCTCAGGAGAATCCTTTTCCAGAATCACTTGCTCCTTCAGAATCTGTTACAGAAATCACTACTGTATCCCCTCTAGGAAATGGTAttgaagaaaacagttttatggAAAACACTGCTATACCTGAAGAAACTATCTCTGAAAGTACAAATGATAAGAATCCTTCCGCTATAGATTCCACTGGGACTGCGTTCTTAATACCGACTGTTAAACAAATCAATGAAACTCTGTGGGAATACCACAACACGGGCACTGACTTACCCAACATGGAAAAAAGCTTCACTTACCCATTGCTCGCGTCCCCGGGTGATCAATTTGAAATGCAGCTAAACCAGCAGCTCCGATCCCTCATCCCCAACAACGACGTGAGAAGGCTCATTTCTCACGTTATCCGGACTTTGAAAATGGACTGCTCTGAGACCCATGTGCAACTGGCCTGTGCCAAGCTCATCTCTAGAACAGGTCTCCTGATGAAGCTTCTGAGTGAGCAGcaagaagtaaaagtatccaaggCAGAATGGGATACGGATCAGTGGAAGAGTGAGAACTACATCAAGGAGAGCACAGAAGCCCAGGCTGAACAGAAAGAGCAGGAGTCAAGTGAG ctCACTAAAGGAGTTCCAGGATATGGCTATAACAACAAACTCATCTTGGCGATATCTGTGACTGTAATAGTGatgattttgattataattttctgtcttattgAG aTTTATTCTCATAGAAGAGCAGCAATGGCAGATGTAGAATCAGGCTCAGTCCCAAGGAG GGAGCGCATATCAACAGCAACACCTGTGGATTCGGCTGCTGAAGGTGGTGAGGAAAGTGAGACCGCGCCAGAAGGGGAGGACGAAGAGTGA
- the LOC128579277 gene encoding leucine-rich repeat-containing protein 37A3-like isoform X3, translating into MGTTQAPLTTVENILMTTLELEKLILPSHMACCLCQFKNNIEVVCKTVKLHCDACIGNSTEDCFEEASVGNAEGALMKVLQARKKHTSTELTIEPEVSANKNGVGLSGFTSDQMDFNDESDVISALNYILPYFSEGNLEDVESTLLPFIKLLFSNVQEGEKPLSHMKNNTKAQPLEPGPSNSAYKNKLRKLYFLENLLDAEIQEKIYEVKKKEKTAMLMQSGLLGPKLKRQIFPKKVATAESQENSLTESESGDRGLKKVTLFLKGPKRLRRKLLQVARIKRKQGTWLTAKKVAEERMLGKPIPSEMTQFDVVQRPRKFVGSSFHTEPSFTQTHKAAVSSVFKQYIGMPSTSATSKSLPEFKKQSKDMSDTIFVLEDANARVKSMEAGKPIVHSRRKYRFHKPHSHVAHRTPAAKLSQKFRKETVFHGQMPVKRPPFSAVRSLINSPSHGVFPPSEELSPQENPFPESLAPSESVTEITTVSPLGNGIEENSFMENTAIPEETISESTNDKNPSAIDSTGTAFLIPTVKQINETLWEYHNTGTDLPNMEKSFTYPLLASPGDQFEMQLNQQLRSLIPNNDVRRLISHVIRTLKMDCSETHVQLACAKLISRTGLLMKLLSEQQEVKVSKAEWDTDQWKSENYIKESTEAQAEQKEQESSELTKGVPGYGYNNKLILAISVTVIVMILIIIFCLIEIYSHRRAAMADVESGSVPRRERISTATPVDSAAEGGEESETAPEGEDEE; encoded by the exons ATGGGAACAACACAAGCCCCACTTACAACAGTCGAGAACATCCTCATGACAACTCTTGAGTTGGAAaaact GATCTTACCTAGCCATatggcctgctgcctctgccaatttaaaaataatattgaggtTGTCTGCAAGACAGTGAAGCTACATTGTGATGCATGTATAGGAAACAGCACAGAAGATTGTT tTGAAGAAGCAAGTGTAGGAAATGCGGAGGGAGCGCTCATGAAGGTATTACAGGCTCGGAAGAAGCACACGAGCACCGAGCTGACCATTGAGCCAGAggtatccgcaaataaaaatgGCGTCGGCTTGTCAGGCTTCACGAGTGACCAGATGGACTTCAATGATGAAAGTGATGTCATTAGTGCACTTAATTACATATTGCCTTATTTCTCAGAGGGAAATCtagaagatgtagaatcaacattattaccattcattaaactgcttttctcaaatgtgcaggaaggagagaagcccctaagtcatatgaaaaacaatacaaaggctCAGCCTCTTGAACCTGGGCCCAGCAATTCAgcttacaaaaataaactgaggaagctctatttcctggaaaatttgttagatgcagaaattcaagaaaaaatctatgaggttaaaaagaaagaaaaaactgccatGCTTATGCAGTCTGGCCTTTTAGGTCCCAAACTTAAACGCCAAATCTTTCCCAAAAAAGTGGCAACTGCTGAATCACAGGAAAATAGCCTGAcagagagtgagagtggagacaGGGGGCTGAAGAAAGTGACGCTATTCCTCAAAGGGCCCAAGCGCCTACGGAGAAAGCTCTTACAGGTGGCAAGAATCAAGAGGAAACAGGGTACCTGGCTGACAGCGAAGAAAGTGGCCGAAGAAAGAATGCTTGGGAAACCAATCCCGAGTGAAATGACACAGTTTGACGTGGTGCAGAGGCCTCGGAAGTTTGTGGGAAGCTCCTTCCACACCGAGCCTTCCTTCACGCAGACGCACAAGGCTGCGGTCTCTTCTGTCTTCAAACAGTATATTGGCATGCCTTCTACTTCTGCCACCTCAAAATCCCTACCTGagtttaaaaaacaatcaaaagacatgagcgacaccatttttgttttagaagatgcaAATGCTAGAGTTAAAAGTATGGAAGCTGGTAAACCAATTgtacattctagaagaaaataccgCTTTCATAAACCTCATTCCCATGTGGCCCACAGAACACCTGCGGCCAAACTAAGtcaaaagtttagaaaagaaacagtgtTCCATGGACAGATGCCTGTAAAGCGGCCTCCATTCTCTGCAGTAAGGAGCCTTATAAATTCCCCGTCACATGGGGTTTTTCCACCTTCAGAAGAGCTGAGTCCTCAGGAGAATCCTTTTCCAGAATCACTTGCTCCTTCAGAATCTGTTACAGAAATCACTACTGTATCCCCTCTAGGAAATGGTAttgaagaaaacagttttatggAAAACACTGCTATACCTGAAGAAACTATCTCTGAAAGTACAAATGATAAGAATCCTTCCGCTATAGATTCCACTGGGACTGCGTTCTTAATACCGACTGTTAAACAAATCAATGAAACTCTGTGGGAATACCACAACACGGGCACTGACTTACCCAACATGGAAAAAAGCTTCACTTACCCATTGCTCGCGTCCCCGGGTGATCAATTTGAAATGCAGCTAAACCAGCAGCTCCGATCCCTCATCCCCAACAACGACGTGAGAAGGCTCATTTCTCACGTTATCCGGACTTTGAAAATGGACTGCTCTGAGACCCATGTGCAACTGGCCTGTGCCAAGCTCATCTCTAGAACAGGTCTCCTGATGAAGCTTCTGAGTGAGCAGcaagaagtaaaagtatccaaggCAGAATGGGATACGGATCAGTGGAAGAGTGAGAACTACATCAAGGAGAGCACAGAAGCCCAGGCTGAACAGAAAGAGCAGGAGTCAAGTGAG ctCACTAAAGGAGTTCCAGGATATGGCTATAACAACAAACTCATCTTGGCGATATCTGTGACTGTAATAGTGatgattttgattataattttctgtcttattgAG aTTTATTCTCATAGAAGAGCAGCAATGGCAGATGTAGAATCAGGCTCAGTCCCAAGGAG GGAGCGCATATCAACAGCAACACCTGTGGATTCGGCTGCTGAAGGTGGTGAGGAAAGTGAGACCGCGCCAGAAGGGGAGGACGAAGAGTGA
- the LOC128579277 gene encoding leucine-rich repeat-containing protein 37A2-like isoform X2, which translates to MHLVVSAESWFLMSLQGVKHREELACRNRHLHRQTSKTRNFQGNAISYIDENVWKSYRWTEKLILSENHLTELHKDSFEGLLSLQYLDLSCNKIQFIERRTFESLPFLQYVNLGCNLITELSFGTFQAWHGMQFLHKVILNRNPLTTVEDSYLYKLPALKYLDMGTTQAPLTTVENILMTTLELEKLILPSHMACCLCQFKNNIEVVCKTVKLHCDACIGNSTEDCFEEASVGNAEGALMKVLQARKKHTSTELTIEPEVSANKNGVGLSGFTSDQMDFNDESDVISALNYILPYFSEGNLEDVESTLLPFIKLLFSNVQEGEKPLSHMKNNTKAQPLEPGPSNSAYKNKLRKLYFLENLLDAEIQEKIYEVKKKEKTAMLMQSGLLGPKLKRQIFPKKVATAESQENSLTESESGDRGLKKVTLFLKGPKRLRRKLLQVARIKRKQGTWLTAKKVAEERMLGKPIPSEMTQFDVVQRPRKFVGSSFHTEPSFTQTHKAAVSSVFKQYIGMPSTSATSKSLPEFKKQSKDMSDTIFVLEDANARVKSMEAGKPIVHSRRKYRFHKPHSHVAHRTPAAKLSQKFRKETVFHGQMPVKRPPFSAVRSLINSPSHGVFPPSEELSPQENPFPESLAPSESVTEITTVSPLGNGIEENSFMENTAIPEETISESTNDKNPSAIDSTGTAFLIPTVKQINETLWEYHNTGTDLPNMEKSFTYPLLASPGDQFEMQLNQQLRSLIPNNDVRRLISHVIRTLKMDCSETHVQLACAKLISRTGLLMKLLSEQQEVKVSKAEWDTDQWKSENYIKESTEAQAEQKEQESSELTKGVPGYGYNNKLILAISVTVIVMILIIIFCLIEGAHINSNTCGFGC; encoded by the exons agatttatcctgcaataaaatccaatttattgaAAGACGTACCTTTGAATCACTACCATTTCTGCAGTATGT aaatcttGGTTGCAATTTAATCACTGAACTGAGCTTCGGAACGTTTCAGGCGTGGCATGGAATGCAATTTTTACACAAGGT aattctcaatcGTAATCCTCTGACAACTGTTGAAGATTcatatctttataaattgccagcattaaaatatct AGACATGGGAACAACACAAGCCCCACTTACAACAGTCGAGAACATCCTCATGACAACTCTTGAGTTGGAAaaact GATCTTACCTAGCCATatggcctgctgcctctgccaatttaaaaataatattgaggtTGTCTGCAAGACAGTGAAGCTACATTGTGATGCATGTATAGGAAACAGCACAGAAGATTGTT tTGAAGAAGCAAGTGTAGGAAATGCGGAGGGAGCGCTCATGAAGGTATTACAGGCTCGGAAGAAGCACACGAGCACCGAGCTGACCATTGAGCCAGAggtatccgcaaataaaaatgGCGTCGGCTTGTCAGGCTTCACGAGTGACCAGATGGACTTCAATGATGAAAGTGATGTCATTAGTGCACTTAATTACATATTGCCTTATTTCTCAGAGGGAAATCtagaagatgtagaatcaacattattaccattcattaaactgcttttctcaaatgtgcaggaaggagagaagcccctaagtcatatgaaaaacaatacaaaggctCAGCCTCTTGAACCTGGGCCCAGCAATTCAgcttacaaaaataaactgaggaagctctatttcctggaaaatttgttagatgcagaaattcaagaaaaaatctatgaggttaaaaagaaagaaaaaactgccatGCTTATGCAGTCTGGCCTTTTAGGTCCCAAACTTAAACGCCAAATCTTTCCCAAAAAAGTGGCAACTGCTGAATCACAGGAAAATAGCCTGAcagagagtgagagtggagacaGGGGGCTGAAGAAAGTGACGCTATTCCTCAAAGGGCCCAAGCGCCTACGGAGAAAGCTCTTACAGGTGGCAAGAATCAAGAGGAAACAGGGTACCTGGCTGACAGCGAAGAAAGTGGCCGAAGAAAGAATGCTTGGGAAACCAATCCCGAGTGAAATGACACAGTTTGACGTGGTGCAGAGGCCTCGGAAGTTTGTGGGAAGCTCCTTCCACACCGAGCCTTCCTTCACGCAGACGCACAAGGCTGCGGTCTCTTCTGTCTTCAAACAGTATATTGGCATGCCTTCTACTTCTGCCACCTCAAAATCCCTACCTGagtttaaaaaacaatcaaaagacatgagcgacaccatttttgttttagaagatgcaAATGCTAGAGTTAAAAGTATGGAAGCTGGTAAACCAATTgtacattctagaagaaaataccgCTTTCATAAACCTCATTCCCATGTGGCCCACAGAACACCTGCGGCCAAACTAAGtcaaaagtttagaaaagaaacagtgtTCCATGGACAGATGCCTGTAAAGCGGCCTCCATTCTCTGCAGTAAGGAGCCTTATAAATTCCCCGTCACATGGGGTTTTTCCACCTTCAGAAGAGCTGAGTCCTCAGGAGAATCCTTTTCCAGAATCACTTGCTCCTTCAGAATCTGTTACAGAAATCACTACTGTATCCCCTCTAGGAAATGGTAttgaagaaaacagttttatggAAAACACTGCTATACCTGAAGAAACTATCTCTGAAAGTACAAATGATAAGAATCCTTCCGCTATAGATTCCACTGGGACTGCGTTCTTAATACCGACTGTTAAACAAATCAATGAAACTCTGTGGGAATACCACAACACGGGCACTGACTTACCCAACATGGAAAAAAGCTTCACTTACCCATTGCTCGCGTCCCCGGGTGATCAATTTGAAATGCAGCTAAACCAGCAGCTCCGATCCCTCATCCCCAACAACGACGTGAGAAGGCTCATTTCTCACGTTATCCGGACTTTGAAAATGGACTGCTCTGAGACCCATGTGCAACTGGCCTGTGCCAAGCTCATCTCTAGAACAGGTCTCCTGATGAAGCTTCTGAGTGAGCAGcaagaagtaaaagtatccaaggCAGAATGGGATACGGATCAGTGGAAGAGTGAGAACTACATCAAGGAGAGCACAGAAGCCCAGGCTGAACAGAAAGAGCAGGAGTCAAGTGAG ctCACTAAAGGAGTTCCAGGATATGGCTATAACAACAAACTCATCTTGGCGATATCTGTGACTGTAATAGTGatgattttgattataattttctgtcttattgAG GGAGCGCATATCAACAGCAACACCTGTGGATTCGGCTGCTGA